In the Panthera leo isolate Ple1 chromosome D3, P.leo_Ple1_pat1.1, whole genome shotgun sequence genome, AGCTTCAGTGTCACACGAACAGCGCCAGTGCCCGGTGGTGGCTGTGCCATGACACGGGAACATGGGGCTGTGAGGAAGAAACTGGGGCTGGAtttggggaggctgggagggctgAGGTCTGAGGAGCTGGTCACATGGAGGAGGACAAGGACCTGCTAGAGTATGTGATAGTTTGAAGGGACACAGGGTGGCAGGGGtgtgcagaggcaggagggagtgCTGCAGACCATGGAGGCCATGGTGAAGGTCTTGATCGTAAAGCCTTGGGGAGGGTCACTGATGGGGTCTGAGCCAGGGCTGACCCCAGTGAGTTGAGCGGCTCACAGGTGTGGCCCCCTGGGAAGGGGTGGCCTTCAGTCACCTGGGCTGCCACTCTGTGCTGTGTGATTTCAGGTAGTTGCCCACCTTCTCTGAGCCGTCTCCCCACCTGTAAAGCATACAGTAGATGCTCCTTCCTGGGGCCCCTCCTGCCCAGGCTTGCCTTGTGGCTGGGCTGTAGTCAGTTGCTCCCAAGCCCTCGTGCTGCATATCATCCACTGCCTCCATGTGGCCACAGATGACCAAGCAGAGGAGGTCCATGAGCCACTCCTTAGGATGTCCCCACTCCAGCCAGCCCCATGTGCTCTGGAATTTTACTCCACCACCAGATGAGCTGTATGACTCTGGGTTCCTAGAGCCTCTGGGAAAAATTGGGTTGTTCCTCTGGTATTACCCAGGGCCTGTTCTGTGCCTGTACCTTGGCACTCACAGGCCTGCCCCAGAAGAGTTTATAGTGGAGCTGCCAAGTCCAGAAAGCTTTGTGGAGGCCACAGCCCCTCGGCTGATCCTGGAGACGTGGGCAAAGTCTGCAGGGATGCATCCACAAGCATGATGACGTCATGTGTGTGTTGTGGGTGtgagtatgggggggggggggtgctgggaggcCAAGAGGAGCCAGACCTGGGATGCCAAGGCCAAGCACTGAGATCCTGAGGGCAGTGGGATCCAGACTGTGTGCAGGAGGTGGCTGTAGCCACTGGAGAAGTGACAGGGCAGGTAGAGGTAGCTGAGCTGTGTGTTCCCATACACAGGAGCATGGAGATAGGAAGACAGAATGTGTGAAggtggctggagggtgggggggccaAGAGGAGAGATGGAGCGGatgtggggaggggtgcagagagagcagGGCCAGGGCACTCACAGGACCTCACTTCTCCCGGGGCTTGGGGTTAGGGTCTTTCCAGGACAAtgacatgggcaggggaggggtaagtCTGAAGACTCTTGTCCTCTTGATGTGTCAAACCTGCAGATCCACACGAGGTTGTCCAGAGTGAGTGCGGAACAGGCAGGGAAAGGGGCTGCCGTGGCTGAAGTGAGAAGAGCCTGAGAATGACATGGGTGGGCCTCACAGGACACAGTAGCCAGTGGTGCTAAACGCTGGCCTCCTCTCTCTACAGGACACCTATGGCCATAGGGGACAGGACTGCATTGTGAGCACACTTGTCCTCTCTCCTCACCAATGTCTGCTTCTCCACTCTGGCATGGATCATCAACCCTGGGGGCAGGCTGGGGACtagaagggaaagagaggtaATCAAGGCCATACAGTGACTGTGGGACAGGCAGGCTGGGTGGCACTGGGCCATccagtgccccaccccccaccacttcCTCTGGGCAGGGAGAATGACCAGGGGCAGATGACTCAGGGCAGGTCCAGAACTGGATGCTGGTTGGCCATGGCTAGTAGACAGAGCAGAAGAAACGAGTTGCCTAGCAGGGTGGGGAGCTCAAGAGGGGTTGAGAGCCTGGTTCACCTGCtccctgcagggcacttccccacCGGCAGCCTTGAGGAGGCAGTGGCACTGGGGTGCTGAGGGCCCGGACCCTCAGCCCCAACTGCAGACGGAGCCCTCTGCCTCCCGCTCCTCTGCTGCAGGCAGCCACCTTGCCCTTCGTTATCCtgtcctctctgtgccccctccccctcctcagcaCCGTGCTCATGGCCTCCCTCTTGAAGTAGCATCTTCCTCGCCCAGCTCTTTGCTCTGGTCCAGAGCCTGAGGTCACAGTTGGGGCTGGGCACACTGGGATTTATTTTCCCAAACTGGAGGTGAAGTGCAGTGTGATCTGAGAGTGGGgagctggcgggggtggggtggggggagtgcaggATCCTCTCCCTGGATGACTGCAGTCAGCCGGGGCAAAGACATCCACTTTGGGGTTTgcactaatatttattgtttttttagcCATGTGGGTTACCAAGttcaaagggaaggagaaggaactgATGAAAATAGTGGCTCATCCAGGACAGTTTTCCTTCTTTGGCTTGTCCCTTGGCTTCTTTGGAGCTCAGGCTCAAAGCCATGAGCTCTGCATCATTCCCTGCCAGTCCCCTGGGCCGAGAGAGGCTCGCTAGGTGTGTGTCTCTGGAGGCCGTGAGGGAACCCCCTCCTCTGTTTCCCTGCTTTGCAGCTCGCCATTAAGGCCTGTGGGATCTGACTGCCTTGACACCCGCATTTGCATCGTCTCCTCATCAGGTTTTGACTTGGACTGCATCTCAGGCCGTGTCTCGGACCGTGCTTCCTCCTGGAGCTCCAGCTTGGTGGCTGGGGTATCAGGAGTATCAGGGGTCCACGAGGGCTCAGCACCCCGGGAGCTCTCCCCCTCCTCGTTGATGACTCCAGAGGACAGGCCCTGTGCCTTGGGCTGCACCCAGCAGTGGCTGAGGATCTCATCGATGTGCAGCCGCCGGTTGATGTCCGGCTGTAGCAGGTGGTAGATGAGGTCTTTGCACTCGCCCGTCAGGTTCTTGGAGCGGGGGAAGTTGATGCGGTGCTCCTTCTGGATGCGCAGCATCTTCTTGATGTTGGAGTCATCGTAGGGCATGGAGCCACAGACCATGATGTAGAGGATCACACCCAGACTCCAGATGTCACACACCTTGGGCTGGTAGGGGATGCCCTGCAGCACCTCGGGTGCTGCATAAGCTGCTGACCCGCAGAAAGTCTTGCTTAGCATCAGTCGGCCACTGTCATCCCTCGGGCAGCGCTTGGagaagccaaagtcagagagCTTGATGTTGAAGTCCTTGTCGAGGAGGATGTTCTCACACTTGAGATCTCGGTGGACAATATCCAAGTCATGGCAGTACTTGATGGCTGAGGAGAGCTGGTGGAACTTCTTGCGAGCATCATCCTCGTGCAGGGCTCCCCGGGTTTTGATGAACCCGAGGAGGTCGCCCTGGACCCCGAGCTCCATGATGATGTAGATGCGGCCATCAGAGGTCTCAAAGATCTCGTAGGTCCTGATAATGGAGCGGTGGTTTAGCGTGGCCAGAATCTCAATTTCCCGGGGAAGGAATTTCTCCAAGAAGTCCGTGGGGACTTTCTTGCGGTCGATGATCTTGACCGCCACGTTGAACTTCAGGCGCTCAGAGTAAGCTGACTTGACTTTTGCGTACGAGCCCTCTCCCAAATTTATCCCCAGGATGTAGCCTCGTCGCTTGAGGATGGAAGCGTCATCCATGGTGCCGGGAGCGCCCAGTGCCTCTGAGGCTGCCCTCTACATCCCTGCGGGACATGGGCCAGTGGCGTCCTTGTTTACACTGTGGACAGAGAGTCCTCTGGGCTGGCTGGGCCTGCTGTTCCTGCCTCCTAGAGGCCAAGACTCTGGGGTGGAATGTTGAGCATCGTCTCCCAGGTGACTTCAGTGGGTGAAGTCATAAAGGAGGAGTGCTCTGGGGGAATGAGGCTCTGGCCTGAGCCACTTGGACTTGGAACCCTGGAAGACCAGCCAGTGGGCTGAAACAGACCAATGGCCAGCGAAGAGTGGCCGTGCACTTGGCTGGGA is a window encoding:
- the TSSK1B gene encoding testis-specific serine/threonine-protein kinase 1; the encoded protein is MDDASILKRRGYILGINLGEGSYAKVKSAYSERLKFNVAVKIIDRKKVPTDFLEKFLPREIEILATLNHRSIIRTYEIFETSDGRIYIIMELGVQGDLLGFIKTRGALHEDDARKKFHQLSSAIKYCHDLDIVHRDLKCENILLDKDFNIKLSDFGFSKRCPRDDSGRLMLSKTFCGSAAYAAPEVLQGIPYQPKVCDIWSLGVILYIMVCGSMPYDDSNIKKMLRIQKEHRINFPRSKNLTGECKDLIYHLLQPDINRRLHIDEILSHCWVQPKAQGLSSGVINEEGESSRGAEPSWTPDTPDTPATKLELQEEARSETRPEMQSKSKPDEETMQMRVSRQSDPTGLNGELQSRETEEGVPSRPPETHT